GGTACGTTTATACCTGCTTCACCTTGAATAGGTTCAATTAATATCGCAGCAGTATTTGGTGTAATCGCTGATTTAATTTGTTCTATATCACCAAAATCAACAAGATTAAAGCCACCAAGTAATGGTCCATAACCTCTTTGATATTCTTTTTCTGAAGAAAGTGATACTGCAGCCATTGTACGTCCATGGAAGTTACCATTCATAGCAATAATTTCTGCTTTATTTTCTTCTACACCTTTAACATCGTATGCCCAACGTCTAGCTGCTTTAATAGCTGTTTCAACAGCTTCCGCACCTGTATTCATTGGTAATACCATTTCTTTATTTGCAAGTTTACATATTTTTTCATACCAAGGACCTAATTGATCACTGTGGAATGCACGTGATGTCAATGTAACTCGGTCAGCTTGTTCCTTTAATGCTTGGATAATTTTAGGGTGACGGTGACCTTGGTTAACCGCAGAATAAGCAGATAACATATCTAAATACTTATTACCTTCCGGATCTTTAACCCAAATGCCCTCCGCTTCTGATATAACAATCGGCAACGGTAAATAGTTTGGAGCACCAAATGAATTAGTTTGTTCAATTATTTCTTGTGACTTTGTCATATTAAATCTCCTCCCATTAAAACAGTAGAGCTAGAAAACGCTCTACTGTATTTGTATGATTTCCATTTTCATTATAACATTTCTGAAATTGTACGTCCTTGCATATGAAGAATTAAGTAGTCTGGACCACCTGCTTTAGAATCTGTACCAGACATTTTAAATCCGCCAAACGGTTGATAGCCTACAATTGCGCCTGTACAACCTCTGTTAAAGTATAAGTTTCCAACTAAGAATTTACGGCGTGCTAATTCTAATTTTTCACGATTATTTGTAATTACTCCACCAGTTAATCCATATTCTGTATCATTCGCAAAATCAATTGCTTCATCAAAATCTTTCGCTTTACTGAAACCGACAACTGGTCCAAAAATTTCTTCTTGCATTACGCGGTCGTCATGTTTTAAATCTGCTATAACTGTTGGATTAACGAAGTGACCTTTAGACTCATCTGTCGTTCCACCTGCTACAACGCGACCTTCTTTTTTACCAATTTCAATATATTTTTTAATTTTTTTAATTGAGTTTTCATCAATTACAGGACCCATATAATTATCTTGATCAGTTGAATCACCCACAGATAATTGTTCTGTACGTTCAACGACTTTATCTAGTAATTCATCATAAATATCTTCTACAGCAATAACGCGTGAACATGCAGAACATTTTTGACCTGAGAATCCAAATGCAGATTGTACGATTGAGTCTGCAGCTAAATCTAAATCGCCTTCTGAATCAACAATTATTGTATCTTTACCACCCATTTCAGCGATTACACGCTTAAGGTGCGTTTGTCCTTTATGTACTTTCGCAGCTCTTTCATATATAGATACACCCACATCACGAGATCCTGTGAATGAAATTAAACTTGTATCTTTATGATCAATTAAATAATCTCCAATTTCACTAGATGAACCAGGAATATAGTTAACTACCCCTTTTGGTAAACCTGCTTCCTCTAATACTTCCATAAATTTATATGCTACGACTGGTGTTTTTGATGATGGTTTTAATAAAACTGTGTTTCCAGTAACGATTGGTGCAACAGTTGTTCCTGCCATAATCGCAAATGCAAAGTTCCATGGTGAAATAACTACAGAAACACCAATAGGTAAATATTGATATTTATTATATTCTCCTGGACGACTTTCCACTTTCTTTCCATCTTTCAATTCCAGCATTTGACGTGCATAATACTCCATAAAATCAATTGCTTCAGCAGTATCAGCATCTGCTTCTTTCCATGGTTTACCACCTTCTTTAGAAAGTAATGCAGAGAACTCATGTTTACGACGTCTTGTTATAGCAGCTGCTTTAAATAAAACATCTGCACGTACGCTTGGATCTGTTTCTCTCCAAGTCTCAAATGCTTCTTTAGCCGCTTCCATCGCCTTCTCAGCATGTTCTTTACTTGCTTTAGAAACTAACCCGACAGTTTCTTCTATATTAGAAGGATTGTATGATCTTGTTTTATCATCAGTGAAAATTCGTTCTCCACCAACAATAATAGGATATTCTTCACCTAAATAACCTTCGACCGTTTTTAGCCCTTTCAAATAAGCAGCTTTATTCTCTTCTTTCGTAAAATCAGTAAATGGTTCATGTTTGTATGGAATCATTTAAGTAAACCTCCCTTTGTTAATACGGACTCCTTAAAAAAGAAAGCCCTTACATAACTATAATGACACACTTCTATTGTGAACTTCAAGATATTTTTTTACAATTTTTAGGCTGATTTTAAAGTTGCAATTTATGTGTAAATAAATATACAAAAAGACGATTAAATCTTCATTTAATCGTCTTCTAAATGCTTATTTGATTGGTTAATCCATTTAGGTAACCTTTCTTCTAAAGGTTGAAACCCATATTTTTCTGTCTCCCGTATTTCATCTAGCACTGATCGCCTTTCTTTCTTGCGCTCTTGTCTTTTGAAATATTCATTTTCTTTCAGTGATAAGTTGAGTTTACCTTCTTCTTCTACCTTAATTACTTTCGCTTTAACAATCTGACCTACTGTTAAAAATTGATTAAGGTTATGAACATAATCATTCATCACTTCTGATATATGAATGAGACCTTCCACATGATCAGGGGTTTCAACAAAGGCACCATATGGCTGTATGCCAGTCACTTTAACTTTCACAAACTGACCGACTTTATATTGTTTTCTCACGTTTAGAAAACCCCTTGTACTTATAGTTATTAACTCCTTCATAATAGCATAGTTGATTTTATTTAACCATTTATTTGATATATAATTCTGAAAATAAGATACTAAAAAAAGCTGAGACATTACATTATGTCCCAGCTTCTTCATATAATAACTACATAATAGCGTAGCTGTCTTTATTCCCATTTGTTTAAAGATTCGATATCAATTATTGTTTCAGAAGTTGTTATAACGAATATACGTTTCGTTATTTTTCACTTTTTTTCTCCTCTTGCTCTAAATGATCCATCACTTGTTTTTCAAATGATTTCATTTTCTCTTCGTCTTTTTTGGATTTCTTACGAAACATCACAAAGACAATATAGGCTAAAACCATAAATAGTAATAACGTAGCAACAGCAGGAATATATTCTAATTTATTATCTGGAAAATAAAGAAATTCCATCATAATCCGACCACTCCCTTAGCAATTAGATTATAACAAAGTTTGAGTCGAATATATTAATCTTTTTATGACAATTGAATGTCGATTTATTTAATAATCTCAACTGTTTCGATAACTACGTCTTCTACAGGTTTGTCATTTGCACCTACTTTAACGTTTGCGATATCTTCTAATACATCTTCGCCTTCAGTGATGTGACCGAATACTGAATGTTTTTGATCTAACCATGGCGTTCCGCCTTTTTCAGCATAACGATCCACGATTTCTTCTGGCCAACCGCCATCTTTAAGTTGTGACAACATGTTTGCTGGTACTTCTTTCATTTGTACGATGAAGAATTGTGAACCGTTTGTATTTGGTCCCGCATTAGCCATAGATAATGCACCGTATAAATTGAATGCTTGTAATGAGAACTCATCTTCAAATGCACTTCCGTAAATACTTTCTCCACCCATACCAGTACCTGTTGGGTCTCCACCTTGAACCATAAAGTCATTTATAACTCTGTGGAAAATGATGCCGTCATAATATTTCTTCTCAGCTAAACCAATAAAGTTTTCAACTGTTTTTGGTGCTAATTCAGGGAATAATTTAAAAGTCATGTTACCTTTATTTGTTTTAATTTGAACTACTCTTTCGCCTTCATTTATTTCGTTTGTTAATTGAGGATAGTTTGTCATTTTATAAGCTCCATTCATGTTAAAATAATTACAATAGTGATATCATAACATAATTTTATTGAAAGGGGATATCAACATGGTATATCAATTTCCTCATAAAACAGGACAGTACATTGTAGAAATAATAGAAGAAAAAGGTGATCAATTACTTGTTAAAGTGCTTGCTGTGCTTAAACACCCTAGACAAGGCGATTTACACAATCCAAATGAAGTAGAAAATGTATTCTTTCATGAAAGAAAAGCGTTAAGTCAATTTGAAAAGAGATATACAACGGCGCAATTTTTAAAAGCATATCAATCAGAAGTTCCAAATTATATAGACTCTCTTAAACAATCACTTTATGAACTTGAAGAAAAAATGAAACAAAGAAATAATGCTTATAGTCTTCAAGCTTTAAAATGTATTGAACAATTAAAGGTTGATTATGAGCAACAATATAAAACAAATTTTTAATTTATACAAAAAAATTTCAATAACTTTTTGCCGTGTTTCTTCATATTTAAAAATAACCTAAAAATTCAGAATTATCTTCGTGATAGTGTTTTCAAGCCTATAAGAAATTGTGTATAATATAGATTAGGTAAATTTTGGAGGGAGGTTATTAAATGACTTTAATGCATATTATGATTTTGTTGCCTTTAATTTTTGCAATCATCATTCCAGTTTTATATCGATTCTATAATGGCATACATTTAGGCTGGTTTGTATTACCGATTCCAGTCATTATATTTAGCTATTTTATGTCATACATAAATGTTCCAGATTCAGATAAACCATTTATCGTTACTTGGGACTTCATGCCAAGACTTGGAATGAACTTCTCAATTCATTTAGACGGTTTAAGCATTTTATTCGCATCATTGATTACTGGAATTGGTGCACTTGTCGTACTTTATTCCATTTCATACTTAAGTAAACAAGAAGCATTGGGAAATTTTTATTGTTACTTATTAATGTTCATGGGTGCGATGTTAGGTGTCGTATTATCAGATAACCTATTGATGCTTTATTTATTTTGGGAATTGACATCTATTTCAAGTTTCTTACTTATCGCATATTGGCGTGAAAAAGAAGCATCAATCTATGGCGCGCAAAAATCTTTAATCATCACCGTATTTGGTGGATTGATGTTGCTTGGTGGCTTTATTTGTTTATCGTTAGCCGGGAATTCGTGGAGCATTACATCTTTAATACAAAATGCTGACACAATTCAATCATCACCATTCTTTATCTTTGCGATGGTACTCGTCTTAATTGGTGCAATGACTAAATCTGCTCAGTTTCCATTCCACATATGGTTACCTGACGCGATGGAAGCCCCAACTCCAGTCAGCGCATATCTACACTCTGCAACGATGGTTAAAGCTGGTATTTATTTAGTCGCACGTACAACGCCTATATTCGCAGTAAGTGCTGGATTTATATGGACTGTCACTGCAATAGGATTAATCACATTAATCTGGGCATCATTTAATGCTGTGAAACAACAAGATTTAAAGGGTATTCTTGCATTTTCAACAGTGTCTCAGCTCGGTATGATAATGTCCATGCTTGGAATTGGTGCAGTAAGTTACCACTACTCAGGTGAGGAAAGTCAATTATTTTTAGCGAGCATCATTGCAGCTGTGTTCCATCTAATAAACCATGCTACCTTTAAAGGTGCATTATTTATGGTTACAGGAACAATTGATCATGAAGTTGGTACGAGAGATATTAAAAAATTAGGTGGATTAATGACCATCATGCCTATTTCTTGCACATTTACAATCATTACTGCATTAAGTATGGCTGGCGTTCCACCATTCAATGGTTTCTTATCTAAAGAGTTATTCTTAACTGCAATGTTTGATGCACATCATGCAGATATCTTTAGTTTAGCAACGTTAGGATATTTATTACCAATCGTTGCACTTATTGGTAGTATTTTTACGTTTGTATATTCATTCAAGTATGTTCACGAAGTGTTCTTCGGTAAATATAAACCAGATGCATTACCTAAGAAAGCACATGAAGCACCATTTATGATGCTATTGCCAACAGGTATTTTAACAGCATTAGTTATTATCTTCGGACTATTCCCGAACATACTTAGTCATACGATTATCGCTCCAGCAGTAAGAGCAATTGCACCATTCGCAAGTGAACCTGAAGTACATATTTCATACTGGCATGGCATCACACCTGCGTTAATTGGAACGATCATCGTATTTGTTGTAGGTTTCTTATTATTCAAATCAGTAGATAAATGGAATAAAATTTATCAATTCCATCCTGAACATTTAACGTTTAATTACTATTATGATAGAGGTATTGATTTAAGCTCATATCTATCAAATAAAATTACTCAAAGCTATATGACAGGATTCATCAGAACTTATCTTATTTATATTTTTGCATTTTTCATTATTATGACAGCACTGACGCTATTTACGCATCCTGTTCAGATTGCTTTTGATAATATTAGTGAAATTAGACCATATGAAGTGATATTAATGGGATTAATACTGGTAAGTACATTCTGTATTGTACTTTCTAAATCACGTCTTTTCAGTATTATCATGTTAGCTGCTGTAGGTTATTCAGTTGCACTATTCTTTGTATTCTTTGGCGCACCTGACTTAGCATTAACACAATTATCGATTGAAACAATTTCAACTGCCCTATTCTTATTATGTTTCTATCATTTACCAAAAATGAATCGACATGATGAAAATCGTAAGTTCAAAATTGGTAATTTCTTAATATCAATATGTGTTGGTATTGCAGTAATTGCAATCGGATTAATTGCATATGGTAATAGACATTTTGATTCTATTTCTAAATATTACATTGATAATGTATATGACTTAGCAGCCGGTAAAAATATGGTCAACGTTATACTTGTTGACTTCCGTGGATTTGATACATTGTTTGAGTCTGCAGTATTAGGTATCGCCGGTCTAGGCATATATACACTTATCAAATTACGTGATAAAGATAAAAATAAAGATGGAGGTGAAGAACATGAAGAAACAATCTAATGATGTATTCTTTCAGTTCAATGCCGTCATCATCTGTTTAATCATAATGATGTATGCAGTATCTATTTTCTTTGGTGGTCACTATACGCCTGGTGGTGGATTCGTAGGGGGATTACTATTCTCTTCTGCTGTCATCATTATCGGTATCGCATTTGATACAAAGACATTAAAGAAGATGTTTCCATTTGACTTTAAATTAGTAACAGCGACAGGATTATTTTTCTGTGTTCTTACGCCAATTTTAAGTTGGACATACAATAAAACATTTTTTACCCATAAATTTGGTGAATTTCATTTACCAATCTTTGGTGAAATACATTGGCATACAGCCATGTTGTTTGATTTAGGTGTATTACTAGCTGTTGTGGGCACATCCATAACGATCATATTAGCGATTGGAGAGAATGAATAATGGAGATATTAATGATTTTCGTTTCAGGTATTATTATATCCGTATCAGTATACCTAGTTCTCTCTAAAAGTTTAATTAGGATTATTATTGGTACGACGTTGTTATCACATGGGGTCCACCTCATGTTACTTACAATGGGAGGTCTAAAAAAAGGCGCCCTTCCAATTGAGGAAAAAGGAATAAAAAATTATGTCGATCCTTTACCACAAGCCTTAATCTTAACGGCAATTGTAATCGCATTTGCTGTTACTGCATTTTTCTTAGTATTAGCTTTTAGAAGTTATAAAGAGCTAGGTACAGATAATTTAGAAGAAATGAAGGAGGTACCGAAAGATGAATAATTTGATTATTGTACCTCTTGTCATTACATTTTTAACAGCAGTTGCCTTAATCTTTGTAGGACAACGACCTTATGTTAAACGTAAAGTTGTATTAACGGGATTTTCATTAGCCTTTTTAGTGAGTTTATACAATATATATATGGTCAATATGTATGGCACTCAAACGCTTAACCTAGGTAGTTGGCCAGTACCATACAGTATTGTTATTTATGTAGATATGTTAAGTGCACTATTAGTAAGTGTAAGTTTATTTATCACATTAATTGTATTGCTTTATTCTCATCAGTCTATAGGTATTCACCGTGAAAGTTATTTCTACTACTTTGGTGTTACGATGATGGTAACTGGTGTAAACGGTGCATTTATGACTGGTGATTTATTTAACTTATTTGTATTTTTCGAAGTGTTTCTTATGTCTTCTTATTTATTACTCGTTATCGGAGGTACTAAAATACAATTACAAGAAAGTATTAAATATATTCTTGTTAATGTACTTACATCAGCATTCTTCGTGTTAGGTGTTGGTATGTTGTATTCCATAACTGGTACATTAAATATGGGTGATTTACATGTGAAATTCGCGGAGTTATCAAAGACGGATTTAAATATCGTTGTCATTACATTTATTATGTTCCTATTTGTATTTGCTACTAAAGCAGGTATGTTCCCACTTTACTTCTGGTTACCTGGTGCTTACTATGCACCACCAATACCAATTATCGCACTATTCGGTGCGCTATTAACTAAAGTTGGTGCATATGCTATTATGCGTACATTTAGTTTATTCTACTCAGTAAACAGTGAATTTATTACACAAACATTAGTTGTACTATCGATACTAACCATCATCATGGGTTGTATTGGCGCCATCGCTTATTACGACATTAAGAAAATAATCATTTATAACATTATGATTGCGATAGGTGTCATCTTAATTGGTGCAGCAATGATGGATAAAAACGGTATGATCGGAAGTATTTATTATTTATTACACGACATGATCATTAAAGCAGCGCTGTTCTTGTTAATTGGTGTCATTATTAAAATTACCGGTTCACCAGATTTAAGGAAGTACAGTGGTCTAATCAATCACTACCCTGTCCTTGGCTGGATTTATTTCATAGCTGCATTATCGTTAGCAGGTATTCCACCATTAAGTGGTTTTTATGGTAAATATATTATCGTGATGTCTACATTTGAAAATGGTTACTACATTAGTGGCGTTATCGTTTTATTATCAAGCTTATTCGTTTTATATTCAGTAATGCGTATTTTCTTAATGGCATTTTGGGGAGAAGAACGAGGTTATACATTTAATCCGGATTTAAAAATAAAAAAATTAATGATTGCATCCGTTACAATTACGATTATTGCTATCTTATTCGGTCTAGGTGCAGATTATTTATATCCATTTATAGAAAAAGCAGCATTACCTTTCTATAATCCTGAAACTTATGTTAATGCGTTAGGAGGGGATTATTAATGGCAGTACAAGTACTTATCAACGTATTATTAGCCGTGTTATGGATGATGCTTTCCGATACGTATACATTCGGTGCATTTATATTTGGATACTTATTCGGCATACTGTTTGTATTAGTCGCTTTACCATTACTACCTGGAAATCATTTATATTTACGTCCAGTATGGAAGTCAATCAAACTCGCTATTCTATTTATGAAAGAGCTTATTTTAGCTAATATTGATGTCATTAAAATCGTACTTCAAAAAGAAATTAAAAATAAGCCCGCTTTCTTTGCTTATCCAACCGAATTAAAGAAACCTTGGGAGATTACGTTATTATCACAGTTGATTACTTTAACACCAGGTACGATTGTTGTCGCTATTTCAGATGATCAAAAAACACTTTATATTCATTCTATTGATTTTTCAGATATCGATTCTGAAGTATCTGCAATCAAAGATTCATTTGAAAAAGCAATCAAGGAGGTGAGCATACGATGACAAATTTATTCGTTATAATTGCGATTATCATCGTTGCACTCTCTATGATAGGCATACTCATACGTGTTATTATCGGCCCTACTTTGGCTGATAGAATTATTGCACTAGATGCTTTAGGTATTACATTAATGGCTATGATTGCACTGTTCTCAGTATTAACACATACTAGATATCTGTTCGTCATACTACTATTAATAGGTATATTAGCATTTCTAGGGACAGCAGCATTTGCGAAATTTATGGACAAAGGAGAGATTATTGAAAATGATAGAAACGATTCTTATTAGTATCTCAATCATCATGATGGTCATTGGCGCACTCTTTAGTCTATTCGCTGCTTTAGGTATATTACGTTTACCAGATGTATTTTCTAGAGCACATGCTTCAGGAAAAGCTTCAACATTAGGCGTAATGCTCATCCTTACAGGTGTCTTAATTTACTTTATCGGTAAAGATGGACATTTCAATGTCCAACTATTACTTGGTATTATATTCATATTTATAACTGGCCCATTAGCAGGTCATCTTGTTTCTCGAAGTGCATATTACATGGGCGTTAAACCTAGTGAACGTACAATTAGAGATGATTTAAAAGACGCCAAATAAATAAAAAGAACCTCAATCGTTGTTATACGATTGAGGTTTTTTTATTGTACAGATTTATCCCGCTAACGAGATTGTTTTCACTTTCTATCTCGTTAGCCATGCTCAATGTTGCTTGTCGACCTCCACTTGCAATGTTCAAGCGCTCAATGTTGCTTGTCGATCCTCACTTGCAATGTTCAGCGCTCCAATGTTGCATGTCGACCTCCACTTGCAATGTTCAAGCGCTCAATGTTGCTTGTCAGCCTCCACTTGCAATGTTCACCGCCTCAATGTTGCTTGTCGACCCTCACTTGCAATGTTCAGCGCTTCAATGTTGCATGTCGACCTCCACTTGCAATGTTCAACGCTCCAATGTTGCTTGTCGACCCTCACTTGCAATGTTCAGCGCTCCAATGTTGCTTGTCGACCCTCACTTGCAATGTTCAGCGCTCCAATGTTGCTTGTCGACCTTCACTTGCAATGTTCAGCGCCTCAATGTTGCTTGTCGACCTCCTGAGAATATGCCCGCGAAAAGCATGCGCATAAAAATGCTGACACTCTAAAAAAACCTCAATCGTCGTTACACGATTGAGGTTCTTTATTCTTTAATTAATTGGTGCGCCACCTGTAGCACCATATACTTGTCCTGTTATAAAGCTCGCATTATCTGAAGCTAATAATACATATATATCTGCTAATTCTACAGGTTGACCAGCTCTTTGTAATGGTTGATTCTTACCGAATTCTGGTATTTTATCTTGTGGTTGTCCGCCACATATTTGTAATGGTGTCCAAACTGGACCAGGTGCTACACAATTCACTCTAATTCCTTTTTCTCCTAATTGTGCAGCAAGACTTTTTGTAATAGAGATATTACAACTCTTCGTCATTGCATAATCAATTAAATGAGAACTTGGTTTAACACCTTGAATAGATGACGTAAAGATAATACTGCTACCTGCTTCTAAATAATTTAACGCTTCTTGAACTGCAGTAACGCCAGAAAATACATTTACTTCGAATGTATCTCGTAAGCTTTCTTCTGAAAGATTTTGGATGTCATATTCATATTGTTGCATCCCTGCATTTAATACAAGAATATCTAGTCCACCTAATGCTTTATGCGCTTCTTTTACCATTGATTTAGGAAATGCCTTATCTCTTAAATCACCAGGAATAAGTACACATTTTTGTCCAGCTTCTTCAATGGCACGCTTCACATCTTCAGCATCTTCTTGTTCAGCTACTAAATAATTAATTGCAACATCCGCACCTTCTTTAGCATATGCAATTGCTGCTGCTCGTCCGATACCTGAATCTCCACCTGTAATGAGTGCTTTTTTTCCTGTTAGTTTGTTTGATCCTTGATATGTATCTTCTCCACTATCAGGAATAGGTTTCATTTCTTTCTGTATACCAGGATATTCTTGAGGTTGCTTTTCATATTTTTCATTGTAAAATGCAGTTAATGGATTTATATTAGACATCTTCCATTCCTCCTTAAAATATTGATAATTACTTTATACCCTGTTTATACGAAAATAAAAGCTGAGACATTAATTGATGTCTCAGCTTTACATATTCAATAATGAAATTTTTAAATATACATTGAACTCAAAAAAATCATTCTAATGTTGTTTTAAATCTACGATTTTGTTCGTGCATGCTTGCCTAGGGTATGGTTCGAGCCTGTAGTCTCTCACGCATACTTTTCCCACAGGCGTCTGCACTTTACAAAATCGTAGTAATAGTATTAAAAATTATGATTAATGTGGTAGTTGTTTAACCTTCTTGCCATTCTTCCTTTAAAATTCCCATTTGTATAGCATCATAAGATTGACCTCGAACAATTCGTCCTTGTCGAATTCGAGCTTCTTCGACCATTCCTATTTTATTAGCTACCTTAATCATTCTAATATTTCCAGACCATGTAGATATTCCAATTCTATTAGTGTCAGTGTTTGTAAATAAATGATCAATCCAATCACTAAATATTTGTGAACCTAATCCCTTTTCCCAGTTGTTATTTTTATAAATAACAATTCCACATTCTATCCATTTAGAATATGGATCTTTCCAATATGCAGTTACTACTCCAATGAATTCATCTTTATATTTTATTGCTAAACATGAATGCACATGATTATAGAGAAACTTATTCGTATTATAATTTCTCTTAAACTGTTCAAAAGAATATGTCTCTTCTTTGATATACGGACCATTCCATTTTTTTGCTTGT
The Mammaliicoccus sp. Dog046 genome window above contains:
- a CDS encoding Na+/H+ antiporter subunit E, producing the protein MAVQVLINVLLAVLWMMLSDTYTFGAFIFGYLFGILFVLVALPLLPGNHLYLRPVWKSIKLAILFMKELILANIDVIKIVLQKEIKNKPAFFAYPTELKKPWEITLLSQLITLTPGTIVVAISDDQKTLYIHSIDFSDIDSEVSAIKDSFEKAIKEVSIR
- a CDS encoding Na(+)/H(+) antiporter subunit F1, encoding MTNLFVIIAIIIVALSMIGILIRVIIGPTLADRIIALDALGITLMAMIALFSVLTHTRYLFVILLLIGILAFLGTAAFAKFMDKGEIIENDRNDSY
- the mnhG gene encoding monovalent cation/H(+) antiporter subunit G yields the protein MIETILISISIIMMVIGALFSLFAALGILRLPDVFSRAHASGKASTLGVMLILTGVLIYFIGKDGHFNVQLLLGIIFIFITGPLAGHLVSRSAYYMGVKPSERTIRDDLKDAK
- a CDS encoding GNAT family protein, giving the protein MHKVSDNLYLSELSESDLKEYYYWKYIDAEQQAKKWNGPYIKEETYSFEQFKRNYNTNKFLYNHVHSCLAIKYKDEFIGVVTAYWKDPYSKWIECGIVIYKNNNWEKGLGSQIFSDWIDHLFTNTDTNRIGISTWSGNIRMIKVANKIGMVEEARIRQGRIVRGQSYDAIQMGILKEEWQEG
- a CDS encoding SDR family oxidoreductase, with amino-acid sequence MSNINPLTAFYNEKYEKQPQEYPGIQKEMKPIPDSGEDTYQGSNKLTGKKALITGGDSGIGRAAAIAYAKEGADVAINYLVAEQEDAEDVKRAIEEAGQKCVLIPGDLRDKAFPKSMVKEAHKALGGLDILVLNAGMQQYEYDIQNLSEESLRDTFEVNVFSGVTAVQEALNYLEAGSSIIFTSSIQGVKPSSHLIDYAMTKSCNISITKSLAAQLGEKGIRVNCVAPGPVWTPLQICGGQPQDKIPEFGKNQPLQRAGQPVELADIYVLLASDNASFITGQVYGATGGAPIN